Within the Candidatus Methylomirabilota bacterium genome, the region AACCCGGCTGATTCTTCTGTGGCAAGGTGAAAGAGTTTCTTTCACGGAAGGGCATCGCGTACGTCGAGCGCGACATTTCGCGGGACGAGCAGGCACTCGACGAGCTATCGAAGCTCGGCTACATGACGACGCCGGTCACCAAGATCGACAGCGAGGTCGTCGTGGGGTTCGACCAGAAGCGCCTGGAAGCCCTGCTGGGCTAGGCGAAGGCTTACCTAGTCGAGCCTTGACTCTCCCCCAAAGGGGAGGATTTACCCTGTTGGCCAGCGGGGAGGGATGGCGATGAAACTCGACCAGGT harbors:
- a CDS encoding glutaredoxin family protein → MKEFLSRKGIAYVERDISRDEQALDELSKLGYMTTPVTKIDSEVVVGFDQKRLEALLG